One segment of Brassica napus cultivar Da-Ae chromosome C3, Da-Ae, whole genome shotgun sequence DNA contains the following:
- the LOC125583307 gene encoding glutathione S-transferase T2-like, whose translation MDPFPLNSTGFVNLLASQSSPPIDVDSAEPGVNSPGLVKPAERRKWTTKEDLVLISAWLNTSKDPILSGSAPREWGQCKQRWGRVNEQVCKFVGCHEAALKEQASGHSENDVMKATHDIFFNDYKVKFQLEHCWRELRFDQKWRSHAISKEKRQEADAEVVPEGEEVRPPGVKASKAAKRKKPNEAAFDQIHSILAQKNTISRQKILDRLLAKKVETLSDQVTGLKDTV comes from the exons ATGGACCCTTTTCCCCTTAACTCTACCGGGTTTGTTAACCTGTTAGCTTCGCAGAGCAGTCCACCAATAGACGTAGACTCTGCTGAGCCAGGTGTTAACTCTCCCGGGTTAGTTAAGCCTGCGGAAAGGAGAAAGTGGACTACCAAAGAAGACCTTGTGTTGATcagtgcttggttgaacacCAGCAAGGATCCCATC CTGAGTGGCTCTGCTCCTAGGGAGTGGGGTcagtgtaagcagaggtggggaagAGTGAATGAGCAGGTTTGTAAATTTGTGGGGTGCCATGAGGCGGCGTTGAAGGAGCAGGCGAGTGGCCACAGTGAGAATGATGTCATGAAGGCGACACATGACATCTTCTTCAATGATTACAAAGTGAAGTTTCAGCTTGAACACTGCTGGAGAGAACTGAGGTTCGATCAGAAATGGCGATCACACGCTATCTCGAAGGAGAAGAGGCAAGAAGCTGATGCGGAGGTGGTGCCTGAGGGGGAAGAGGTGAGGCCGCCCGGGGTTAAGGCCAGCAAAGCAGCGAAGCGAAAGAAGCCGAACGAGGCAGCTTTTGATCAAATCCATAGCATCCTAGCTCAGAAAAATACCATTTCTAGACAAAAGATACTTGATCGCCTCCTAGCCAAGAAAGTGGAAACACTTTCTGATCAA GTCACGGGTTTAAAGGACACGGTCTAG